A segment of the Sandaracinaceae bacterium genome:
CCATCGGGGTCCTCGAAGTAGAGCCGCAAGAAGGGCTTGTTCATGCTGTCCACGTGCGTGAACACGCCCAGGTCTTCGCCGTTCACGCTCACCCGCGCGTGGTTGCAGCGCGGCGCGGGCACCCCGGCTGCGTCCATCACGCGGTAGGTGAGGCACGTGCGCAGGTGGCTCGGGTCTTGGTTGTCGTTGTTGAGCGTCATGCGCTCGAGCCCATACGGGCCCAGGTCCTCGGCGAAGCGCAGCTTGAGCGACGGGCGCGCGCTGCTCAGCGAGCCGAAGAAGCCCTTCTTGCGGACCTCCACGTTCTCGAAGCGCATGCCGTCCACCGTCACCGTCGCCGTGAAGTACTCGTACGGGCTCTCGCTGGAGCACAGGTCGGCGAGTGAGCGGCCCTGGTCGCGCAGCTCGGCCCAGTCCGGGTCGGTGAGCTCCACCTCCACCTGCAGTACGTGGTCGGGGTCGAAGGCGGCGTCCGTGGGGTCGGCCGCGCGCGAGAAGTCACCACGGTCGGCGGCGCAAGCGGCGAGGCCGAGCGTCAGCAGCGCGAGCGCGAACCGGTGGGTGCCCGGGGTGGGCGGAGCGAGCATCGCAGCATCTTCGCCGGCTGCGCGGGCCTTGTCACCTGCCCAGCCGGAGCGGACGAGCAGTGATCTAGACAGGTCCACGCTGCCGCACGAGTACGCTTACGTCTACGCTCACGTCTGCGACGAGGTACTAGCTCGCGAGGTCTGGATGCGGGTGCCCTCCAGCTGCAGCTTAGCCTCCCGGATGGCGCCTTGGTACACGTCCCAGTAGTCCTCGCGCGTGCACCAGAGGCGCAGCTGCCAGTTCACCGTGCTGCCCCCGAGGCCTGCCAGGAACACCTGTGGAGCGGGCTCGGGCAGCACCCCGGGCACCAGGCCGGCCACCTTCTCGAGGGCCACGCGCGTGGCGTCGAGGTCGGCGTCGTAGGGGCTGCTGATGCTCACGTCCGCCGCTCGGGGAAGTGCGTGACGTTGTCGATGGTGGCGCCGAAGATGGCGTTGTTGGGGACGATCAGCCGGCGGTTGTCGGACGACTTGAACTCGCAGGTGAAGAGGTCGATGGCCTCCACCACGCCGTCCACGCCGGCCACCTTCACGTGGTCGCCCACCTTGAAGGGCCGGAAGATGAGCAGCATGACGCCCGACGCGAAGTTGGTGAGCGTGCCCTGCAGCGCGAGGCCGATGGCCAGACCGGCCGCCGCGATGAGGCCGGCGAAGCTGATGGTCTGCACGCCGAAGACACCCGGGCAGGCCACCCCGACGCTGACCAAGGATGCTGTAGCGCACCAGGTTGGCGAAGAAGCGCGTGAGCGTGAGGTCGAAGTTGCGTGCCTCGAGCGCGCGCCGCAGCCGGTTGGACACCGAGTTGGCGACCGCCCAGCCGGCCAGCACGGCCAGCAGGACGCCAATGCCCTTCATGCCCCACTGGGTGGCGGCGGCTAGCGCCTCGAGCAGCTTCTCGATGTCCGCCGGCTGCGTCCTACAGGACGGCCCGGCTCAGCGCAACGTGTAGATCAGGCTGATGAGCGTGTTGGTGTCGAACTCTCGGGGGCAACCGGCACGCGGTCGTACTCCGGGCGGAACTTCACCTCCCGATGGCCAGATTTTCCACCAGGCGCGCGTTCAGGCTGGCTTCCCAGTTGGGGCGGATCCCGCCGACCCTGATCGGCTTCGCCTGCTTTAGTAGTTCAAGTTCACCAGGAACTCGACCCCGTGGCGCCAAGTCCCGTTCTCGTTGAACGCGTGGGTACAGCCCCCGTAGAAGAGGCGCAGAGCGTGGATGTCCTGGAAGTTGCGGACCCCGCGTGCACTCAGGGCGCA
Coding sequences within it:
- a CDS encoding mechanosensitive ion channel family protein, which produces MSISSPYDADLDATRVALEKVAGLVPGVLPEPAPQVFLAGLGGSTVNWQLRLWCTREDYWDVYQGAIREAKLQLEGTRIQTSRASTSSQT
- a CDS encoding mechanosensitive ion channel, which encodes MVSVGVACPGVFGVQTISFAGLIAAAGLAIGLALQGTLTNFASGVMLLIFRPFKVGDHVKVAGVDGVVEAIDLFTCEFKSSDNRRLIVPNNAIFGATIDNVTHFPERRT